From one Leptospira andrefontaineae genomic stretch:
- a CDS encoding TonB C-terminal domain-containing protein — MKKEISQKEKLVFWGINFLSWTSPISMIGFGIFFPLGVIFLFPKEDRVLRPAFHSVFLQIVLGLFLFSLELLFLIFPKAEEIFSVFVLLSSEDPSAFGFTVLTLMFFMGLAVFFLQAKHIREKLKPGDARPLILNPVLVFLTVFCLILFTHYLTYSDTFRAKMATFAVFSESVWIFFFTAIGLAELLSGKRPFFLFRRPWAWFVRQTRDSFADEEGDLPASSRKRKNAKVRDVILAGWGHIYTGRLWKGFPILFVYLLGLLLFATFFFSWWEPALGIRFLASLGLKPGLSDKKFFEVASSFWIWSAILTTLVLINVFSGWLLRRSFQSKTPLLGLSPGFENNLGLSVLVHLIVICLILLMPTTIAFQKESKSRPTDHFTPENHAEFYFIDPNLPDEVKGLNGGVITGTDTPNSNQGEKIPEEKPSDEGRVKGEVKKIKGKKLPPTYSNYISAKMRTFESFMDYWRSAPRNYSCVVAYTITPDGDVVDVELVQNSPYPEQDQRTLELIENLSPMMPPPGTKGYIRVTELFWNGPLDAKAMPTPLQQELVNMFDGRYMEEL, encoded by the coding sequence ATGAAAAAGGAAATTTCGCAGAAGGAAAAACTAGTCTTTTGGGGGATCAATTTTCTCTCTTGGACCTCTCCCATTTCCATGATTGGGTTCGGGATCTTTTTTCCTTTGGGAGTCATCTTCCTATTTCCTAAAGAGGATAGGGTCCTTAGGCCGGCATTCCATTCCGTTTTTCTACAAATCGTTCTGGGACTATTTTTATTCTCTTTAGAACTTCTATTTTTAATTTTTCCAAAAGCGGAAGAGATATTTTCAGTATTCGTTCTACTTAGTTCGGAAGATCCAAGTGCGTTCGGGTTCACAGTCCTCACTCTGATGTTTTTTATGGGCCTCGCGGTATTTTTTCTGCAGGCAAAACATATTCGGGAAAAATTAAAACCGGGAGATGCAAGACCTCTTATCTTAAATCCAGTCCTGGTTTTTCTAACAGTTTTCTGTTTAATTCTATTTACTCATTATTTAACATATTCTGATACCTTTCGGGCGAAGATGGCAACGTTTGCTGTCTTCTCGGAAAGTGTTTGGATCTTCTTTTTTACTGCAATTGGACTGGCAGAACTTCTATCTGGTAAAAGGCCATTTTTCTTATTCCGTAGACCTTGGGCCTGGTTTGTAAGACAGACCAGAGATTCATTTGCAGATGAAGAAGGTGATCTTCCTGCTTCATCTAGGAAACGTAAGAACGCAAAAGTAAGAGATGTGATCTTGGCAGGTTGGGGCCATATTTACACAGGACGGTTGTGGAAAGGATTTCCGATCCTTTTCGTGTATTTGCTCGGACTATTATTATTCGCAACATTCTTTTTTTCCTGGTGGGAGCCCGCTTTGGGGATCCGCTTTTTGGCAAGTTTAGGTTTGAAACCCGGGCTTTCTGATAAAAAGTTTTTTGAAGTAGCTTCTTCTTTCTGGATTTGGTCCGCGATCCTAACTACATTAGTTTTAATTAATGTGTTTTCCGGTTGGTTGCTCAGAAGATCCTTTCAATCCAAAACGCCTCTTTTGGGTTTGAGTCCTGGTTTTGAGAACAATCTTGGACTAAGCGTTTTAGTTCACTTGATAGTGATTTGCCTGATCCTACTTATGCCTACCACGATCGCTTTCCAAAAGGAGAGTAAATCCAGACCTACGGATCATTTTACACCCGAGAATCATGCCGAATTCTATTTTATTGATCCGAACCTTCCCGACGAAGTGAAAGGACTGAATGGTGGGGTAATCACCGGAACGGATACACCAAACAGTAATCAAGGTGAAAAAATCCCCGAGGAAAAACCTTCTGACGAGGGAAGAGTAAAGGGAGAAGTTAAGAAGATTAAGGGTAAGAAACTTCCTCCTACATATTCAAATTATATCTCTGCAAAGATGAGAACTTTTGAATCCTTTATGGATTATTGGAGAAGTGCTCCTCGAAATTATTCCTGCGTTGTAGCTTATACGATCACTCCGGATGGAGACGTTGTGGATGTGGAACTTGTACAAAATTCTCCTTATCCCGAGCAAGACCAAAGAACTTTAGAATTGATAGAGAATTTATCTCCTATGATGCCTCCTCCCGGAACCAAAGGTTATATCAGAGTGACTGAACTTTTCTGGAATGGACCTTTGGATGCTAAGGCGATGCCGACTCCTTTACAACAGGAACTTGTGAATATGTTCGACGGCCGTTATATGGAGGAATTATGA